The following proteins are co-located in the Planococcus plakortidis genome:
- a CDS encoding Glu/Leu/Phe/Val family dehydrogenase: MEEETKKIIQDSLDALYEKKEFLPDLTGGVRTQAFNSLSAIISTPNNIHKSFLRVPREDGTIERIPAYRVQHNDSLGPYKGGIRFYEGVNEEEVVNLAFLMTLKNALHQVPFGGGKGGIVINPRNYSEKELNIVSRKYVRYFADVLGPDKDIPAPDMGSGEREMDWMMAEYKKIHHGKPYLGSFTGKSVVNGGSLGRREATGKGVYFTFRYMIHDYVLAHKEQLENSVNPFSKTALEHAERPLKMAVQGFGNVGSVAALEAYQCRSLNNHVIAVSDRNVTLFNENGLDIPSLVAFTSSNRGDLPKDDAELGKSGIQAEIRGRDELLTLPVDVLFLAALEDQIHQGNMEHIQAKIIVEGANAPTTRVADEYLDNQGVIIIPDILANAGGVIVSYLEWLQGRETQYHEESEVFRLLLEKMQETMDTILPQYFGDPYPLRENCFIHAVQRLSTVLHKQGKLY; this comes from the coding sequence TTGGAAGAAGAAACGAAGAAAATCATCCAGGATTCACTTGATGCCTTGTATGAAAAAAAGGAATTCCTCCCTGATTTGACCGGCGGCGTCCGCACACAGGCGTTCAATTCATTAAGCGCGATCATTTCCACTCCGAACAATATCCACAAATCGTTCTTGCGGGTCCCCAGGGAAGACGGCACGATCGAACGGATTCCCGCTTATCGCGTACAGCATAACGATAGTTTAGGGCCCTATAAAGGCGGCATTCGCTTTTATGAAGGAGTCAACGAGGAAGAAGTCGTCAATTTGGCCTTTTTGATGACCTTGAAAAACGCCCTGCATCAAGTACCATTTGGCGGCGGCAAGGGCGGCATCGTCATCAACCCCCGCAATTACAGTGAAAAGGAATTGAATATCGTATCGCGTAAATATGTCCGTTATTTCGCCGATGTCTTGGGCCCCGATAAAGACATTCCCGCACCCGATATGGGGTCTGGCGAACGCGAGATGGACTGGATGATGGCAGAGTATAAAAAGATCCACCATGGCAAGCCTTATCTCGGCAGCTTTACCGGCAAAAGCGTCGTCAACGGCGGATCGCTCGGCCGCCGGGAAGCGACAGGAAAAGGCGTTTATTTCACTTTCCGTTATATGATCCATGATTATGTCTTGGCGCACAAGGAACAACTGGAAAATTCCGTAAACCCCTTTTCAAAAACCGCATTGGAGCATGCCGAGCGCCCGTTGAAGATGGCGGTCCAGGGATTCGGGAACGTCGGCTCTGTCGCTGCGCTCGAAGCTTATCAATGCCGTTCCTTGAACAATCACGTCATCGCCGTCAGCGACCGCAACGTCACCCTGTTTAACGAAAATGGCCTCGATATCCCAAGCTTGGTCGCTTTCACGTCAAGCAATCGGGGCGATTTACCGAAGGATGATGCGGAACTTGGCAAATCCGGCATCCAGGCAGAAATCCGCGGGCGCGATGAATTATTGACCTTGCCCGTCGATGTGCTCTTTTTGGCGGCGCTTGAAGACCAGATCCACCAAGGCAATATGGAACATATCCAGGCCAAGATCATCGTAGAAGGCGCAAACGCACCGACGACACGGGTTGCCGATGAGTATTTAGACAATCAAGGGGTCATCATCATCCCGGACATTTTAGCCAATGCTGGCGGTGTCATTGTCTCGTACCTTGAATGGCTGCAGGGCCGCGAAACCCAATATCATGAAGAGTCGGAAGTGTTCCGTCTGCTATTGGAGAAAATGCAGGAGACAATGGACACGATCCTTCCCCAATATTTCGGGGACCCGTATCCACTTCGCGAAAATTGTTTTATCCATGCCGTACAGCGTTTATCGACTGTGCTGCACAAACAAGGCAAGCTCTATTGA
- a CDS encoding SLOG family protein has product MLKRLVITGYKPHELGIFDDKHEGVRFIKKALDNRLRTLIDEGLEWVILSGQLGVETWAAEVVIELQEEFPQLHFAILTPFEEQEKNWNEAKQEKYEFLLSQADFHRSLTNKPYEAPWQFIEKNKFFLRNSDGILLIYDEETEGSPKFIKQEAERYAEKNEYEILIISADDLRLVAEEEQQNEWNGW; this is encoded by the coding sequence ATGCTTAAACGCTTAGTCATCACCGGCTATAAGCCGCACGAACTTGGCATATTCGACGATAAGCACGAAGGCGTCCGCTTTATCAAGAAAGCGCTCGACAACCGCCTGCGCACATTAATAGATGAAGGGCTCGAATGGGTGATCCTGAGCGGCCAGCTCGGCGTCGAAACCTGGGCCGCTGAAGTGGTGATCGAGTTGCAGGAGGAATTTCCGCAATTGCATTTTGCGATCCTTACGCCTTTTGAGGAGCAAGAGAAAAATTGGAACGAAGCGAAACAGGAAAAATACGAATTCCTGTTATCCCAAGCTGATTTCCATCGCAGCCTGACGAACAAACCCTATGAAGCGCCCTGGCAATTTATCGAGAAAAATAAATTCTTCCTCCGGAATTCCGACGGCATCCTGCTGATCTATGATGAGGAGACAGAAGGCTCGCCGAAATTCATCAAGCAGGAAGCCGAACGCTATGCCGAGAAGAACGAGTACGAAATCCTCATCATCTCTGCCGACGACCTCCGCCTCGTCGCAGAAGAAGAACAGCAAAACGAATGGAATGGCTGGTGA
- a CDS encoding catalase: MEFNQKEQQAISQIEGIFGEHKGYRRAHARGAGYKGIFEGSGEAAELTDAAHFQQAKVPVLLRFSHFSPDPTWADAMSPVKGMAIQFKIGFEEVTNIVSVTSPVFFARSPERFMEMLEVSRSFKKGRPKLMELAELLTDFPEVRAMFSSVKKMTVPESFATGIYHSIHAFHFEKGGSRQAIKYLFEPDAGENKRSLKDMKDLPFGYYEQELAERTARSPVSFKLYAIIGEADDPTDDPTRDWPKDRERIFLGRLVIEAPDDEAEQALYDPTVMTTGISCSDDPILKFRRGAYRHSYEKRIAENG; this comes from the coding sequence ATGGAATTTAACCAAAAGGAGCAGCAGGCAATCAGCCAAATCGAAGGAATTTTCGGCGAGCATAAAGGCTACCGGCGTGCGCATGCCAGGGGCGCGGGTTATAAAGGAATATTCGAAGGAAGCGGGGAGGCCGCCGAGTTGACCGATGCTGCACATTTTCAACAAGCGAAGGTGCCAGTGCTGTTGCGCTTTTCCCATTTCTCGCCGGACCCCACGTGGGCGGATGCCATGTCGCCGGTAAAAGGGATGGCGATCCAATTCAAGATCGGGTTTGAAGAGGTGACGAATATCGTTTCAGTGACTTCGCCGGTGTTCTTCGCCCGTTCGCCGGAGCGTTTCATGGAGATGCTTGAAGTATCCAGGTCTTTCAAAAAGGGGCGGCCGAAATTAATGGAATTGGCAGAGCTACTGACCGATTTTCCTGAAGTGAGGGCGATGTTCTCAAGCGTGAAAAAAATGACGGTGCCGGAAAGTTTTGCGACGGGCATCTACCATTCCATTCACGCGTTCCATTTCGAAAAAGGCGGAAGCAGACAAGCGATCAAATACTTGTTTGAGCCGGATGCAGGTGAAAACAAGCGATCTTTAAAGGATATGAAGGACTTGCCTTTCGGTTATTACGAACAGGAATTGGCAGAGCGAACCGCACGCAGCCCCGTGTCCTTCAAGTTGTATGCGATCATCGGTGAAGCGGATGATCCGACAGACGATCCGACGCGCGATTGGCCGAAAGACCGTGAACGCATCTTTCTTGGGCGATTGGTGATCGAAGCGCCCGATGATGAAGCTGAACAAGCGCTGTATGACCCGACTGTAATGACTACAGGCATCAGCTGTTCGGACGATCCGATCCTGAAGTTCCGCCGGGGCGCATATCGCCATTCTTACGAAAAACGCATAGCAGAAAATGGCTGA
- a CDS encoding GNAT family N-acetyltransferase, protein MDFQHQDNRIAMFDGSEEVGFVSYIENGDVLTIDHTEVAPQLSGQGMGQKLVGKMVEHARNEGKSVDPQCPYAKKVIERTEEFQDVLVE, encoded by the coding sequence ATGGATTTTCAACACCAAGACAACCGGATCGCCATGTTCGATGGTTCGGAGGAAGTCGGCTTTGTCAGCTATATCGAAAACGGGGACGTACTGACCATTGACCATACGGAAGTAGCGCCACAACTCAGCGGCCAGGGCATGGGCCAAAAACTGGTCGGCAAAATGGTCGAACACGCAAGAAATGAAGGCAAATCAGTGGATCCCCAATGCCCCTATGCAAAAAAAGTGATTGAACGTACCGAAGAATTCCAGGACGTGCTGGTGGAATAA
- a CDS encoding SDR family oxidoreductase: MPVMNLFDLTGKTAIVTGGGRGLGAQIAEGFAEAGANVVLCSRKVEACEEVAKQLEAKGVKTLALACDVTDPQDVRAVVEKTVEAFGTIDILVNNSGASWGAPVSEMPLEAWDKVMAVNVTGTFLMSQAVGEVMIPQNGGKIINIASVAGLGGIDPKLMDAIGYNTSKGAVITFTKDLAAKWGRHNINVNAIAPGFFPTKMSKEVMKHGEEGLLARTPLGRFGTDEDLKGAALFLAAKASDYVTGDVVMVDGGMHAM; encoded by the coding sequence ATGCCAGTGATGAATTTATTCGATTTAACAGGCAAGACAGCAATCGTGACGGGAGGCGGCCGGGGCCTTGGCGCCCAAATTGCGGAAGGGTTTGCGGAAGCCGGTGCCAATGTAGTGCTATGTTCGCGCAAAGTGGAAGCATGCGAGGAAGTCGCCAAGCAGCTTGAGGCGAAAGGTGTGAAAACCCTAGCGCTTGCATGTGACGTGACCGATCCGCAAGACGTTAGAGCTGTGGTGGAGAAAACGGTTGAAGCTTTCGGGACGATCGATATTCTCGTGAATAATTCGGGGGCGTCCTGGGGCGCGCCGGTATCCGAGATGCCGCTTGAAGCTTGGGACAAAGTGATGGCAGTCAATGTGACCGGGACGTTCCTCATGAGCCAGGCTGTCGGGGAAGTGATGATCCCGCAAAACGGCGGCAAGATCATCAACATCGCTTCGGTTGCGGGACTCGGGGGGATTGACCCGAAGCTGATGGATGCAATCGGCTACAATACGAGCAAAGGGGCAGTCATCACGTTCACGAAAGACTTGGCAGCGAAATGGGGGCGCCATAACATCAACGTCAACGCCATTGCACCAGGGTTCTTCCCGACGAAAATGTCGAAAGAAGTAATGAAGCATGGCGAGGAAGGCTTGCTTGCAAGAACGCCATTGGGCCGCTTCGGGACGGATGAAGACTTGAAAGGCGCGGCTTTATTCCTGGCGGCGAAAGCATCGGACTATGTCACTGGCGATGTCGTGATGGTTGACGGCGGCATGCACGCCATGTAA
- a CDS encoding acyl-CoA dehydrogenase family protein, with protein MKAEANVYRGADFLMKAAGPIFTPEQFTDEHKMIAKTAKQFLEKEVRPHNERLEGQDFELVQELFRKAGELGLLAHSIPEAYGGLGLDKISKGLVGESLGPAGGYGVAHSNHTCIATLPITYFGTPAQKEYYLPKLASGEFIGAYCLTEPEAGSDALSAQTTAVLNEQGTHYILNGTKMYITNAAFSDTFITYAKVGGKAFTAFIVEKKHPGLSLGPEEKKMGIKGSSTRPVIFEECEVPVENVLGEVGKGHLVALNVLNLGRFNLGSACMGAAKFSLSLALGYTQERKQFNRAISEFPATQEKVANMAVRIFALESLQYRTAGYLEEALGGLYESQDHGLIAKRMMEYAAECAICKVYGSETLDFVADESLQLFGGYGYIQEYKIEQVYRDSRINRIFEGTNEVNRLLVPGNALKAAAKGAFDLEAAATQAFEEMQAPEVPYIGTLARETEAVRAMRRVFLSTLGLAAKSYGNGIGEQQEALLKLADLAIALYAAESAVARTVQALEQNEEKAQHKVGMAQVFIDDALLETEMTARHIIQGITEGEELARYTAMATAELSRLQRGGTAEAKRELAQTIYQAGQYIS; from the coding sequence ATGAAAGCTGAGGCGAATGTATACCGGGGCGCTGATTTCCTCATGAAGGCCGCGGGACCGATCTTTACACCTGAACAGTTTACCGATGAACATAAGATGATTGCGAAAACAGCGAAGCAGTTTCTCGAGAAAGAAGTGCGTCCTCATAATGAGCGGCTGGAAGGGCAGGATTTCGAACTCGTCCAGGAGCTCTTCCGCAAAGCAGGCGAACTGGGGCTTCTCGCACACAGCATTCCAGAAGCTTACGGCGGGCTCGGGCTCGATAAAATCAGCAAAGGGCTGGTCGGCGAATCACTTGGCCCGGCAGGCGGGTACGGCGTGGCGCATTCCAACCATACATGCATCGCGACCTTGCCGATCACCTATTTCGGCACGCCTGCACAGAAAGAATATTATTTGCCGAAACTCGCGAGCGGTGAATTCATCGGGGCATATTGCCTGACGGAGCCGGAAGCGGGCTCGGACGCCCTCTCTGCCCAGACCACAGCGGTGCTGAACGAACAAGGAACGCATTATATATTGAACGGCACCAAAATGTACATCACCAATGCCGCGTTTTCCGACACTTTCATCACCTATGCGAAAGTGGGCGGCAAAGCGTTCACGGCATTTATCGTTGAAAAGAAGCATCCTGGATTATCGCTCGGGCCGGAAGAGAAGAAAATGGGCATCAAAGGGTCATCGACGCGACCGGTCATTTTCGAAGAGTGTGAAGTGCCGGTGGAAAACGTCCTTGGGGAAGTCGGGAAAGGCCATCTTGTGGCTTTGAACGTTTTGAATCTGGGCCGTTTTAATTTAGGGTCGGCTTGCATGGGCGCTGCCAAATTCAGTTTGTCGCTGGCACTTGGCTACACGCAGGAGCGCAAGCAGTTTAATCGCGCCATTTCGGAATTCCCGGCGACACAAGAAAAAGTGGCGAATATGGCGGTGCGCATATTCGCTTTGGAATCGCTGCAATACCGGACCGCCGGCTATCTCGAAGAAGCGCTCGGCGGATTGTATGAATCGCAGGACCACGGATTGATCGCCAAACGGATGATGGAATATGCCGCCGAATGCGCTATCTGCAAAGTATATGGCTCTGAGACATTGGATTTTGTCGCGGATGAGAGCCTGCAGCTATTCGGCGGCTACGGCTATATCCAAGAATATAAAATCGAGCAAGTGTATAGGGATTCGCGCATCAACCGCATTTTCGAAGGCACGAATGAAGTGAACCGGCTGCTCGTTCCGGGCAATGCATTAAAAGCTGCCGCAAAAGGCGCGTTCGACCTGGAAGCAGCAGCGACGCAAGCTTTTGAGGAAATGCAGGCGCCGGAAGTTCCGTATATCGGGACGCTTGCCCGCGAGACGGAAGCCGTAAGGGCGATGCGGCGCGTCTTCCTCAGTACGCTCGGGCTTGCTGCGAAATCATACGGCAATGGGATCGGCGAACAGCAGGAAGCGCTGTTGAAACTCGCGGACCTTGCGATTGCCTTGTATGCCGCTGAATCGGCGGTCGCGCGGACGGTGCAAGCGCTCGAACAGAATGAGGAAAAAGCACAACACAAAGTGGGGATGGCCCAGGTGTTCATCGATGATGCCTTGCTCGAAACCGAGATGACGGCGCGCCACATAATCCAAGGCATCACAGAAGGAGAAGAACTGGCGCGCTATACGGCAATGGCGACCGCCGAACTCAGCCGACTGCAGCGCGGCGGGACAGCTGAAGCGAAACGTGAATTGGCTCAAACGATTTATCAGGCAGGGCAGTATATCAGCTAA
- a CDS encoding glycine betaine uptake BCCT transporter, with the protein MNKATKVFYIAFALVILTVGFGVIAPEVFEQATGTIRTYINTAFGWYYLMIMALLLIFVIVIVISPYGKIRLGRDSDRPEFSTFSWLAMLFSAGMGIGLVFYGASEPLSHFAIQPATAEPGTDEAFKEALQRTYYHWGIHVWAMYGMVALSLAFFQFRKGEPALISTTLKPLFGERMNGPLGTLVDVLAVFATVFGVATSLGFGAAQINGGIAYLFGAPQEYWVQMVIIGVVTLLFIISAWSGLNKGIKYLSNTNMVLAIALLVLILILGPTILILNLFTETFGAYAQNLISLSFQSAPLDAENRSWLDGWTIFYWAWWISWAPFVSMFIARVSKGRTIREFLIGVVLAPTLFGSLWFGAFGTTAIDIQKSGIDLTAFPTEQTLFATFSQLPFGIIMSIIAILLVSTFFITSADSATFVLGMQSTKGSLLPSNQIKILWGIAQSLVAAILLSVGGLTAVQNTIIIAALPFSFVMILMVIALFKALNTEHQLMQRKK; encoded by the coding sequence ATGAACAAAGCAACTAAAGTTTTCTATATTGCATTCGCACTCGTCATTTTGACTGTCGGTTTCGGGGTCATCGCGCCGGAAGTTTTCGAACAGGCGACAGGCACGATCCGAACTTATATCAATACAGCTTTCGGCTGGTATTACTTGATGATCATGGCGCTTCTCCTGATTTTCGTCATTGTGATCGTCATCAGCCCTTACGGCAAAATCCGTCTCGGCCGTGATTCGGACCGGCCTGAATTCTCCACTTTCAGTTGGCTGGCCATGCTGTTCTCGGCTGGCATGGGCATCGGCCTCGTCTTTTACGGCGCTTCTGAACCATTGTCCCATTTCGCCATCCAGCCAGCGACGGCTGAACCCGGCACGGACGAAGCTTTTAAGGAAGCTTTGCAGCGCACTTATTACCATTGGGGCATCCACGTCTGGGCCATGTACGGAATGGTCGCACTATCCCTTGCATTCTTCCAATTCCGCAAAGGGGAGCCGGCCCTGATCTCAACCACCTTGAAGCCATTATTCGGCGAGCGCATGAACGGCCCGCTCGGCACTTTGGTCGATGTCTTGGCTGTATTCGCCACCGTTTTCGGTGTTGCCACATCGCTCGGCTTCGGGGCTGCGCAGATCAACGGCGGGATTGCGTATCTATTCGGCGCCCCACAGGAATATTGGGTGCAGATGGTCATCATCGGCGTCGTCACTTTACTGTTCATCATTTCGGCTTGGTCGGGGCTGAACAAAGGGATCAAGTATTTGTCGAATACCAATATGGTGCTCGCCATCGCACTGCTTGTCTTGATCCTCATCCTCGGGCCAACGATTTTAATCCTTAATTTGTTTACGGAAACGTTTGGGGCTTACGCGCAGAATTTGATCAGCCTGAGTTTCCAGTCTGCGCCGCTGGATGCGGAAAACCGCAGCTGGCTTGATGGCTGGACAATTTTCTACTGGGCATGGTGGATCTCCTGGGCGCCATTCGTCAGCATGTTCATCGCCCGCGTTTCCAAAGGCCGCACGATCCGTGAGTTTTTGATCGGCGTTGTCCTTGCGCCGACCCTTTTCGGCTCGCTCTGGTTCGGCGCATTCGGGACTACGGCGATCGATATCCAGAAAAGCGGCATCGACTTGACCGCGTTCCCGACCGAACAAACTTTGTTTGCGACATTCAGCCAATTGCCGTTCGGGATCATCATGTCGATTATCGCGATCTTGCTCGTCAGCACTTTCTTCATCACATCCGCTGACTCGGCGACTTTCGTCCTCGGGATGCAATCGACAAAAGGCTCGCTGCTCCCAAGCAACCAGATCAAGATCCTCTGGGGCATCGCCCAGTCGCTTGTCGCTGCAATCCTGCTCTCTGTCGGCGGCTTGACCGCTGTCCAAAACACCATCATCATCGCCGCTTTGCCGTTTTCATTCGTCATGATCCTGATGGTCATCGCGCTGTTCAAGGCTTTGAACACCGAGCACCAGTTGATGCAGCGCAAAAAATAG
- a CDS encoding quinone oxidoreductase family protein codes for MKVVKFKQYGGPEVLQYIDSEQPKPKDHEVLIEVKAAGVNYADTARREGKYVVPTELPYIPGSEVAGVVVETGSGVTRFKPGDRVVALIESSGYAEYAAIPEQVLTPVPEGVSFEEAVALPLQGLSAYHILKTMGRLEPGETVLIHAAAGGVGTIAVQLAKLFGAGKIIATASTEEKLFHAEKMGATHLVNYSEEGWVGRIKEMTEGKGVDVALEMVGGSVFNDTLKTLAPFGRLVIFGAASGEQATFAPGQLMKRNQSVVGFFLPQIMRKPDLFQSSFQELLEYMNSGKLKLTIGGTYPLEQAADVHELLQSRKTIGKLVLKP; via the coding sequence ATGAAAGTGGTGAAGTTCAAACAATACGGTGGTCCGGAAGTGCTTCAATATATCGATTCGGAACAGCCGAAGCCGAAAGATCATGAAGTGCTCATTGAAGTGAAAGCGGCGGGCGTCAATTATGCGGATACGGCAAGGCGTGAAGGGAAATATGTCGTGCCGACCGAATTGCCTTATATCCCAGGTTCTGAAGTAGCGGGGGTGGTCGTTGAAACAGGATCGGGCGTCACGCGCTTTAAACCGGGCGACCGGGTCGTCGCTTTGATCGAATCATCGGGCTACGCTGAATATGCGGCGATCCCGGAACAGGTATTGACGCCGGTTCCGGAAGGGGTCAGTTTCGAAGAAGCGGTCGCATTACCGCTTCAAGGCTTGAGCGCTTACCATATCTTGAAAACCATGGGCCGTCTCGAGCCGGGAGAAACAGTGTTGATCCATGCTGCTGCAGGGGGCGTCGGGACGATCGCCGTACAACTCGCCAAACTTTTCGGTGCCGGAAAAATCATCGCCACGGCGAGTACGGAAGAAAAACTGTTTCATGCGGAGAAAATGGGCGCCACGCATTTGGTGAATTACAGCGAAGAAGGTTGGGTAGGGCGCATCAAAGAAATGACTGAAGGAAAAGGCGTGGATGTCGCACTTGAAATGGTTGGGGGCAGCGTCTTCAACGATACGCTGAAAACTTTGGCGCCATTCGGGCGATTGGTCATTTTCGGAGCAGCGAGCGGGGAACAGGCGACGTTTGCGCCCGGGCAATTGATGAAACGCAATCAATCGGTCGTCGGCTTTTTCCTTCCACAAATCATGCGCAAACCGGATTTGTTCCAAAGCAGCTTTCAGGAACTGCTCGAATATATGAATAGTGGAAAGTTGAAACTGACGATCGGCGGCACCTATCCGCTTGAACAAGCAGCTGATGTACATGAATTATTGCAAAGCAGAAAAACGATCGGCAAGCTGGTGCTGAAGCCATGA
- a CDS encoding MBL fold metallo-hydrolase, translating to MNDVQQAESQELLAKLGLKLVRHPLPFRLNHVNCFMAEGEEGWTIIDAGLNNDVSRELWKKEIGDKKVGQIFLTHYHPDHFGYAGGLQEKTSARVSMSKIDAGAGMKSWNEDFLDALPGYYRAAGIPQEAAQEMADNTRAFQPLISPLPDVNHYFEEGEKIRIGRLEYEVLFVPGHSDGMVCFYQREYNVLLAADHILPRITPNISYWFHGDPNPLLTYMSSLGKIRKLDVEWVIPSHGQPFQGANKRIDELLAHHEERLEATWQMLEQPLTIFEVRERLFDRPLTVHEMRFAVGETLAHLEYLRAEGRCERVMEAERWIYKQN from the coding sequence ATGAACGATGTCCAACAAGCCGAATCCCAGGAACTGCTCGCCAAACTTGGATTGAAGCTCGTGAGGCATCCGTTGCCGTTCAGGCTGAACCACGTCAATTGCTTCATGGCGGAAGGAGAAGAAGGCTGGACGATTATCGATGCCGGATTGAACAATGACGTATCAAGAGAGTTGTGGAAAAAAGAAATCGGCGATAAAAAGGTAGGGCAGATTTTCCTGACCCATTACCATCCCGACCATTTCGGCTATGCGGGGGGCTTGCAAGAAAAGACCAGTGCGCGTGTCTCCATGAGCAAAATCGATGCGGGCGCAGGGATGAAATCCTGGAATGAGGATTTCTTGGATGCGTTGCCCGGCTATTACAGAGCGGCGGGCATCCCGCAGGAAGCGGCGCAGGAAATGGCAGACAATACGAGAGCCTTTCAACCCCTTATTTCCCCGCTTCCGGATGTAAATCACTACTTCGAAGAAGGGGAGAAAATCCGCATCGGCCGCTTGGAATACGAAGTGCTGTTCGTGCCCGGGCATTCGGATGGCATGGTGTGTTTCTATCAACGCGAATATAATGTGCTATTGGCAGCTGACCATATCTTGCCGCGCATCACGCCGAATATTTCCTATTGGTTCCATGGCGACCCGAATCCGCTTCTGACGTATATGAGTTCTTTGGGGAAAATCCGCAAACTGGATGTGGAGTGGGTCATCCCATCGCATGGCCAGCCGTTCCAAGGCGCAAACAAACGAATCGATGAATTGCTTGCCCATCACGAAGAACGTTTGGAGGCGACGTGGCAGATGCTTGAACAGCCGCTAACGATTTTTGAAGTGCGCGAGCGCCTGTTCGACCGGCCGTTGACCGTCCACGAAATGCGTTTTGCGGTCGGGGAAACATTGGCCCATCTTGAATATTTGCGCGCTGAGGGCAGATGCGAACGGGTCATGGAAGCGGAGCGCTGGATCTATAAACAAAATTAA
- a CDS encoding threonine/serine dehydratase: MTKIEEVEQAKSCIQHIIHKTPIIHSRSLQEKWGRRVFFKAEHLQKTGSFKIRGAANAVTNAVSAGATLVTAASSGNHGQAVAYVASELGIASVIVVPTDASAAKVAAIKAYGGQVEYCGTTSAERIPHAKSLAHQQGGVYIPPYDHDDIIAGQGTAGLEIIEQMPETDIIVVPVGGGGLISGILTAVKAKRPDVLVIGAEPALANDTAVSLKRGEITAIGPTETIADGLRTSQPGDLTFPVVSGLLDGLVLVEEHEIIEAMHDIAVRTKQVVEPSGAVAAAAVMAGKAGAPGRTIVAVISGGNVGLARFAELMSTMETG; the protein is encoded by the coding sequence TTGACTAAAATTGAAGAGGTAGAACAAGCAAAAAGCTGCATTCAGCACATCATCCATAAAACGCCGATCATTCATTCACGGTCGCTCCAGGAAAAATGGGGACGCCGGGTGTTCTTCAAGGCGGAGCATTTGCAGAAGACGGGTTCGTTCAAGATCCGCGGGGCGGCGAACGCCGTGACCAACGCCGTATCAGCAGGGGCGACGCTCGTAACGGCCGCTTCTTCCGGCAATCACGGGCAAGCTGTCGCTTATGTGGCCAGCGAGCTCGGCATCGCCTCTGTCATCGTTGTGCCGACCGATGCAAGCGCTGCAAAAGTCGCAGCGATCAAAGCGTATGGCGGGCAAGTGGAATATTGCGGCACGACTTCCGCGGAGCGGATTCCGCACGCCAAATCACTCGCACACCAACAAGGTGGCGTCTACATCCCTCCATATGATCATGACGATATCATCGCCGGGCAAGGAACAGCCGGTTTGGAAATCATTGAACAAATGCCCGAGACGGATATCATCGTCGTGCCTGTCGGAGGCGGAGGGTTGATTTCGGGCATCTTGACAGCCGTAAAAGCAAAGCGGCCGGATGTACTGGTAATCGGCGCAGAACCGGCGCTTGCAAATGACACGGCCGTATCTTTGAAACGGGGGGAGATTACAGCAATCGGCCCGACCGAAACGATTGCCGATGGTTTGCGGACTTCGCAGCCAGGAGACCTGACATTCCCGGTTGTGAGCGGATTGCTCGATGGGTTGGTGTTGGTGGAAGAGCATGAAATCATCGAAGCGATGCACGATATCGCCGTCCGCACGAAGCAAGTGGTGGAGCCTTCAGGTGCTGTTGCCGCAGCTGCCGTGATGGCGGGCAAGGCCGGTGCACCGGGAAGAACCATCGTCGCGGTGATCTCGGGAGGCAATGTCGGCCTTGCGCGGTTCGCGGAATTGATGAGCACTATGGAAACCGGGTAA